DNA from Scheffersomyces stipitis CBS 6054 chromosome 1, whole genome shotgun sequence:
TGTTTTGGATGCTGCGTACCCCCATTGGGGAGCGGTTGCAACCTCTATGCTGGCTGCAAGATCGTCGATTTCCGACTGGGCTGGAACCAGCATTTTAGAGAATACGCTGTATGCAAGACTGCGCGATCTAAACCAATATTATTCTTGCTGCATGCACATAAGCACAGTTTCATAATAAATGAGGGCGCGTTTCAGCATCAGTGCAGCTCTTGTCAAAGTATTATCCATCCCAAATCGCTAATCCTCACCACCATAGTGACTTGAATAGGTAAAATCGCAGGCTAAAAGGATCTGGGCACTGTCTGACCTTCTTTAAACTGGTTAGGCTGGATTTGACCAAGTAGCGAGCTCTCTCTGATTTGGGCAATTATAGTCTAGACGATGTCTACATGCCGCCTGTGTCTGATGGCGGAATCCGAAGGTTGCGTTTGGCCTGTCTCTGTGGACGGGACTATGACGCTATGGCCCTCAGTGTCGATTTTCCTTATACTTTTGTCAGATTGTCTGCCGGTTTAGTTTCTCCTTTTGCTCTTTTGAATCAAGCTTTCTAGTTTTTGCTGCATGTAGTGCTGTCTGCAGAAGAGAGGTAACGTTTGCACCTCCCACGACAGACAGTTTTGATAAGGGCTCACAAGAAATAATTCCACTGATGAGCTTGATCTGATAATAATAAGGAATTCGTCGAGGGGATCTGGGATAATTTCCTGTGGCAGTGGCTTCTAACCCATGTATGTATATATGATCTTCCACCGTACTTCATGGATCGGCAAGACCCTTGTTATTTTGTTCGTAGATGAAATTTGTAACAGTTCAACCAGAGACGACcaccattttcttctttattaCCCAAAAAAGCTGTCTTTCTGACGCTAGTATTTTCAACCATTTGCATCTTTCAGCGTTCTGCCTACAGGATCAGATGCGCACTACGGATATGTACAGGATTGGATCTAAATTGTGCTGCATGCGTCTGTTCTATGCCAATTAAGTATAAATTGAATCATTATTTACGTCGTGGATTTATCCGCATATCCTCAGGTTAGAAGAAATCCTTTATGCTATTTTGTTCTAAACAACTTGAGCCCCTTTAGCAACGTTCTAGCTAGAaatattttcttcctctgAACATCCATATTGTAGCACCGAAGCAAGGATTATTTTCAATGTAAACCTGACTTTTTCCATCAAATCTCACCTTTGATGGAACTTCGAAAGTGGCACAAACAGCCAAGATAGCaataatgaagaagcaTCGTGGATATCCAATCCCGGACACAGGCTGAGGCGAAATACGAAATTAAGTAAATTCGTTACACCAACTTTAGATGTAGCATGTAATTGGACATGGAATTCGACGCCGCAGTAGTTTGAAACATAACTAAATCCTCGGACAATGCTGTATCGTCAGGATCAGCTCATTATATTCCGAATTGGTTAACTAGGCCAGTTCAGACGGCAGTACTTATTGATCATTGAGTCAAAGTATGGTGCAATTGGTTCTCTAGTGACGATTGAATTGGAAATGTTTATCTTCTGAATTTCGAATATGGTACGACACCAATGGATTTCTCGGCCacgagatcaagaagatgcAACAGGAGATTGGATTTTCACCAGACGTGCACTTGGCACATTGAGCACTACGACTGGTAGATTTACGAATAGGATCAGCAATTGAGTGAGATTTTCATCCAGATTGATGATTAATCAATATTCTATCGATGCTATCAATGCAGATATTCCAATACTTCTACAACAATTGGCTGTTGCCGTAAAAGTACATAATAAAATACATTATCTTTCCAAGGGGTTGCTTCGTTTCATTGTGGTAGTCATTGTGGTAGTGCGTGATGGAAAGCTCTCTGAACGTGGGGAATTATTGTCTTTCCGTGACAACAATGGCCAACAGTTATTTCCTTTCCAAGGTAGGACGAGAGGTGTACTAAAATGGCCTAAACTAAACCAGCTTCGATGCCGGCAATCCGCCTCGAAATTTCAAGATTAGGTTTGTCATATGAATACGGGATCATTTTGCCTTTTCAGTAACATTTGAGCTTGGTTGCAAGTGGGCCAATGCTGGGACTACTCCGAGCACTTGACTGGAGATGAGATAGAAAAATTGCGAGCAGAAACACCAGTGGGAGCAATTGAATGGACTCTAATCATGTCAACCGTACAGCAAAATAGAAGCATACATGCGAAAGCAGAAAATATTGTATGCAGCTGTGGTCCCACACCTACAACTGTGGGGGTAGTTATCAGAACTGAACTGCTGCAGTCAAAGTGAGTTTGCGATGAGGTTGTCAATGCTACTAGACTGAGAAATGCATGCACATTTCAAGCACATGGAAAATGCCTACAATGAGGAAtaattgttcttgatattaTGTTATGTAGATTAAGGTAGAAGCAGAGCTAAAGTTTAACTTTAGCAGAATAACGTTTTTCGACGCTATCCGGGTAAAGCTCGAGTATCCGGTGGAAATGAAGAACCTGTTCATCGTAAAGAGAGACAAACACAGCATGTTCGTCTTTGCCTAGCCTCTGAGCTGCATTTCCCAACTCTACAAAAGGTATCCGGAAGTGGACGACTGAATTCTGCTCGTCCTTACGAGACCGTGCGTTGCATTCGTGCAGTTTGCAGTGAGCATGGTGCATATTAGTGTGTGTCACGAGCACAGAGAAGACAGAAATACGACCGTCTCGGCCCAGACACGATACTAGAACTTCTCGTGATTATATTAGTGGCAGCCCGCCCCACCGCGTGCTTTTCCCGTCGCTCTTTTTTTCCTCTCCATCCGCTCGGtatttctcgctattcAGACCGTCTAATTAGTACGACGGACCTAGTGGAGCTATGCTCAGTAGTATTTGAATTACATGTTCATCTCTTGCTTCTCCCTATTCCCTAGTGCGCAGTAGCCCACTAGACCCAATTCTCGATAGGGACGTCTAGATTCGCTTTGGTAGTCAATTTGTGTTCTGACAGAATCGATATCTCTCTTCCCAAAGTTCCCTATTTCTCGCTGTGTTCTCGTTAACATTTCAGTGGCCCGCAAATTGTTCCCAGTGacatttccatattttcCACAAAACTCTCGCTACTTCTCACTATTCACCCCCCGCTTTCCAGCCGCGCACTTCCTCGTTCCCAGTCCGCAGTTTCCCCTATTCTCATCTCGTTCCGGCACAAAATGTCTGTTGTCCCCAGATCAGTCTGTCTGTCCATGGCGCGCGCCCAGCCCGTGAAACCACTGCCAGTGCGTGAATATTCGCTTATCTGGAGCCCAAATACTAACTCAGCCTGGCACACATCCAGACTCAGAACTTGTTGACATTCAACTTAAGTGTCTGTCTGCCTGCTGGAATATATTACACAGCCGTCTGTCTGTCTGGTTCCAGTGTTGAAGCCACCTTTCATATATTTTGTGTCTTGTGACCGTGTGTTTACCGCGATTAAGCCGTCACCACATTCGGCCAACTGTCCTCATCTGCGGTATTATTACATCAGACATTATTGTTCATCTCCGCCAGACTTAAAATTAGAAGACACGATAAactttcaaattttcattaGTATTCAGACTTTTCGTTTTTAttcactttcttttccagaCTTGCTCCAACAGATCCAGAGCACACCACGTGAGATTCCAACAAACATACCTCAAGGTTTCCGTTTCAGAATTGCCTGTTTGTAAATCTTTGTTTGAACTCACTTTgatctgaaaatttcactGCATCGGACTTCGTgggatcaacttttcactctCCATTCAAATAACAAACGAAGATTCCATATAACTATCGATCGTCTATTTATAAgcttctgaatcttcgATAGTATTCATAACTTACCTACATTAACTGTCATATATCCTGAGATCatttgatatcttcaatatcaataacTATCCAATCACTCCCAACATGCTCAAAGGACTCAGAAAGAAGGctctgattcttctgatttcaTCCACACAACTGGATACGCCTGCCAACAACTACGACAAGGTACTAAAGCAGGTACGAGACTTTGAAATTGCGCTCCAGGCCATGGATTTCTTGCTAGACGACAGAACCGATGAAGGAACCAAGTTACTTCAGAAGGAAGCGCAGCTCCACAGTCAATCAGGATCCGACCAGCCGGCTGGGATCTTCCCACTTGCTCTCGGAGTTATGGAATTCATTGAAGCTACGCTAGGCTTTGAAACCGAAGTCATGGAACGTGCCAACCGCACACTTTCTGAGGCAGAAACAGCTTCgttgaacaattccaaGTACAATGTGAAATACAGCTTGGCTACATCGTACATCTATCCGCCTGGAACCGAGTTCCAAGTCACGTACGCTGAGCTGACACTTTTGAATGCGTTGGTGATGTTGCTCAAAGAGAACAACGGAATGGTGGAAGGTGCTAAAGcgttgttcaagttgagaagAGCATACCAAACGTTGGATTCAgtatacaagaaaatcaagGATCTGGAGCCTATCTTCAATAAGAACTtatccaagttgaagaaggagtctctttccaacatgaacaatatcagcaCGTCGGATCTCCCTGGTTACAAATCGAATTCTTCTATGTCTTCTAACGGAggttcttctgcttctctCGCTTCGGATgtgaaattgatgaaagaCTTGGAGAAAGTGTACCAGATGAGAAAGGGCCGTATAGAGGGGACTAACTTGGGAAATAATGCCCCAGAAAagatcaatttcttcgAAGGCTTTGAAGACAGGTCTTCCAGTAGTATTTCTCTCAATAAAAAACCAAGTTTCATTGATATAGCCCTGACGCCCACGTCTAGAACTCCAGCTCCAAAGACCGAGGAAGCGGAAGCCGTACAACCAGTGGAAAAGGTTGAAGtagatgacgatgaagatgatgacgatgacgatgatgacaacttttcagatgCTTTTGAGACACTCCAAGAGCCCAGAGAATTGGCTTATACCGACAGTCTTAACAACGACAATTCGGTTATTTCAGGAGCCGCAGACTCGTCAATTGTTTCATCGGCTgctacttcaacttcaaactTATCTACGACTGAATCTGCTACCGATAACCAACTCCACGTCTCAACTGTAGACGAGTTTATCCATTCAGGCGTTCAGTTATGCTTCGGCATCTTGCAGGTGGTTCTTTCATTAATTCCACCTGCCATTGGGAAGGTCTTATCCATTGTAGGGTTCAAGGGCGATCGAGAAATTGGGCTCAAGATGCTCTGGAGAACAGCAATCACCAGCAGGAATATACACGGTGAGTTGGCTCTCTTGTGTCTCTTAGTATTCTACGACGGCCCCGTGCAATTTGTAGACGTGGGATTCCAGTTACCGGGCCACGAGGACTCCAAAGTCAAGGACGTTCTTTCCTTAGACGGGAAGACGACTGTGTCTGAGtctgagttgaagaagatcttaCAGAATCCAGCATTGTACACCCctcaattgttgaagagagcCAGGGCTTTCTTTCCACATAACGCCCTTTGGttacttcaagaaggtaGAGTTTTGGCAGCTCAGGGTGAGCTTGAGAAGGCTACTCAGTTGATGCAATCTTTCACAGAcgacaagtccaacaagatcCGCATGCAGCAGGTGGAAGCATTATTGGTATTTGATCGAGGCATGTTCTATGCATTTCAACACGACTATGACAATGCTGCCCGGGACTTTGTCAAATTGATAGATATTAACTCGTGGTCCAAAGGTGTTTATTTGTTCATGGCAGCATCATGTtacttggaaaagtacAGAATGATCGAAATGGGCTTGGTCGATGTAgaagacaaggaaaaggagTTGCGTAAGTACGAAGATTTAGCCGTGAAATACTTTGAATTGGCACCTACGTATGTTCCAAATCATGGACACAACTCCACCAGCAAGAAGCAGTTGCCATTTGacaaattcttgttgagaaagTTGAGACATTTGGAAGAGCGCAAAAGGCAGTAtccaaagttgaagtttgtaGATTTGATTGGTACGTCGTTGATTCACGAATTGGTTTATTTCTGGAACGGCTACAATAGAATGTCAGAAAAAGACTTGCAGTTGTCCTTAAAATTGTTGGCATATTCAGGAGAAGTCAATGCTGAATTGTCTGCCAACAGCGAAACCGCCAGTTACACAAAGATTGCTGagtctgaagatgaagctaTGATCAGATACTTCTTGCAGGCAATCGTGTTAAGACTGACTGGAAAAGTCAGCGAGGGTCTTTCTATCCTCGAAAATCATGTCATTTCCAAGTATGTCGTGGCCGATCTTCCCcagttcaagttcaataaGATGACCTATAGTCCTTATTTGTATCCGACAGCTCTCTACGAAAAGACGATGTTCATTTGGATTTTGAGAACAACCCATGTTGAGAAGTTGGATGTAAGAAAGGCCGTCCAGGAAAGCAAGAACTGTTTAAAGAAGGCAGAGATTGTAGGGGAGGGAGACTACGAGCTTAGTAACAGAACCGGAATGAGAATGAAGGCTGCTGGCGATagacttgaccaacttggccatGGTCATTAGCATAAAAATTTCACTGGAGATTACAAAAGTAAAATACATTCATGAATTTTATTGTAAATTTACGTAAATGCAGAGATTAGACTAGTATTTCCCTTAGTAGTTGTAGCGGATACTAGTTGTAGTCAAGTATTACTCTATATTTTGGTTGAAGCAGTGTAAGGTTTCAAGTATTGCTTTTAGTTGAAGTACGTATCCACCATGGCATCTGCCACATTGAACCTAAAGATTAATGAGATAATCCAACCTAAGGCAAGAACAGGCAAGATTCCAGCAATGACTATTAACTGGAGAAGTCTTGCCGGATTATTATTTGTATTTGAGAACATTCCCCCAGCTGCAGAAGTAGTTCTAACATTAGAACTAATGAATGGGAGAGAATTGAACCCATAAAAGGTGATGACAAAGTAATAGCCAATCGAGCCGAAGTACAACGAATTACCCAAGAGGATCGACAAAAACGACCTCCTGATCCGGATCAACGGTAAAAgcaagaattgaacaagataTAGTAAGCACCAAATCACCAAGAATGAATTGCAGTGGATATCAAAACAAAAACCCCACTCAATATAGTTCAAGTTGTACTTGTTCATACCTCCTAAATTCCCATAagtgttgttgaacaacttgttggtcACAAACCACGAAACCGTGGCTATGACGATACCTGTCAAGTAGAAATCAATGAAAACCATATACACTATAAGCTTAAGAATATCCCACACTCTGGGAGAGTACGCCAAACCCCAGGCAACTGCTGAAATCAGTAAGAAAACAGTAAGCAATATAAGAAACAGGGGATCGTCACGTGTATAACTCGACTTACCATTGTTAGAAGTCTGTTGCTTATAATAATAATGAGATCGGTACATCTTCTTGGGATTAATGAtcaagtgaaaaatctccCATATGGCAGTTTCAAAATCTAGAGTCGTGGGCTTAAAGAGCCGTCTGGCCATTTTCTTAATGTTCTGGAACTTGCttgagaatcttgaacTCTGACTCCGCAAAGACCTGGTCGTATACGCTGAAGATGCTGTGGATATGAATGAGGCTCCTGTAATAGATCCATGGGTAATTGAGGGATTGGGCCCCGATGGGAACCGCGGCGTGTTTGGGGTTGCCGCGATCTGGGGGAACAAGTCTTGTGTTGTATAGGGCAAATTGGCACGTTTACTCATTGAAAACGGTACGAATTGGTTCTCGGTGAAGAATATACCAGATTTGAGTTTTGTATTTAtcaaatattgaaattcaTGAATCGTGTTTaatatggaaaataagataCAGGAATCCTAATAATGAGGGTTTAGGACCTTGATTGAATATTTGCCACCAGATTCATACCACTCAGAAGTAGCAGATGGGAATTCGGGCCAAACTCTGTAGATCTTAAGCACAAGAAGGGTAAGTAGTTCCCAGTAGATTCAGTTTAGATTGACATGGTTACATTTTATCAATTCAAGAGTCCTAATACTTCTCACGAGCAACTTAACTCACGTGCAATATTACATGTGATCCAGAGGATAGCATATCAAATAATGTTTTATACTCGTCTCTTTCATGTTATATACTTCTGCCTGTAAATGATATAGCCTCTTTCTAGCATTCTATGGTTTTACTTGTATGAGCTCTTTATTATCTTTTAGCAGTTAGGGTGATTTGAAGCTTATCTAACTGATAGGAGATTTAGACGGACCTGCATGTAAAAGGTTCCCGAAGAGAGACGGATTGTACCTATTCTGAAACGAAGATGTTGCAATTTGGTGGCTATGATAAAAAAACCCACGGAGTTATAGATAGAAGAGCAAGAATGGGGTATTAATACCAACAGATTTATGCTGGCTAAAAAAAGAATTGTGAATACTTCTTTAGTGATTCAAGGGCCAAGTTCTATATCTCCAGATGCAGGCATTTTCCGTCATAGAATCGTCACGtgagaatattgaatttgTGAAGTGTATAAAGGACCTGATGGGGTGATCTTACAAATACCAGTAGATGATAAATATTACAACactcttcatcttcaacaaagattCCATAGCATTTATCCACTTACAATATAACACATAGCCACATGTTACAACGAAATCGCATCCAGACGAGTCTGTCGACTCAGACAGAGACAACACCTCCGATACTTCGTCTTCGTAGACCCGAAACCCgacagaaagaagactcCAAAGTGAAATGGACCGAGGATGTAATTGACAATGAACATATGGGTAAACATAAGCTGAAGGTCTGCTGCATTTTCCATCCACATCGTGAGTTTGGACAAAGTTCAGACGAAAGCAGCGATTCTTCTAGTGATTCTAGTGATGATTCAGACTATGAACGCAATAATGACTTCGACCAAAACCATAGACACAGCCATAATTTTGATGATATAAATTCCGATAATAGTCATAGTCATAGTCATGGTCACAATTTCGATGATAAGGATGATATTAGTAATAGTAGTAATAATCAAGATAAAGGTAATACTGGCATGAGCAAACCAAGCAGCTCTAGTCCAGACAATCTTGTGTGTGAATATGGGCACATACACAAGAGAAATAAAAAGGTACGGAAACCGAAAAGGTCTTCCAGTCCAAATGCCTACGAGAGGCAGCCGAATTACAGAAACAAACTGGTTGTGCCTGTGCAAAAGTAGTATTTATTGTATAAATTAGGGCGTAGAGTAACTCAGAGGATATTTTTCTTTAATAGGATATCATTCGAGAGACTTTCAACGATCATATATAGAGAAAATGGGAATAAACATGAACAGAAGCCGTCCTATGTCGAGATAATACTTGAAAGCTTATCGTGAATTAATTGTAGACATGTACAGATTGCGTAATGATAAGACTCTCCTATTAATACACTTTTaccatttcattatttatttatCCATGTATTAAACTCCGACGAATTTTGAGCACCTTCGAATGTACATTTGCGGTCTTTGAATACTACTTGCAAGCGATCCATGGTGTTCTTTCTATTATGTTAATTATTGTGGCTTCGAAATAACcttggctgcgaaatttgAGCTGGTTGGTAAACTCTACTCACCAAAATTCATTCATCTTTTACAGCATTCCTATGATTAGCTAATATAACCTCTACTATTCCATCAGTTCAACCTTACATTTTTGGCAAGATCTGAAATATTAATAGTCTTGCTCATTTCGTTGTAATATGTCGAGTCCTCAGAATGATTCTCCTCTGCTGTTCTCAGTCCA
Protein-coding regions in this window:
- a CDS encoding predicted protein, encoding MLKGLRKKASILSISSTQSDTPANNYDKVLKQVRDFEIALQAMDFLLDDRTDEGTKLLQKEAQLHSQSGSDQPAGIFPLALGVMEFIEATLGFETEVMERANRTLSEAETASLNNSKYNVKYSLATSYIYPPGTEFQVTYAESTLLNALVMLLKENNGMVEGAKALFKLRRAYQTLDSVYKKIKDSEPIFNKNLSKLKKESLSNMNNISTSDLPGYKSNSSMSSNGGSSASLASDVKLMKDLEKVYQMRKGRIEGTNLGNNAPEKINFFEGFEDRSSNSSIVSSAATSTSNLSTTESATDNQLHVSTVDEFIHSGVQLCFGILQVVLSLIPPAIGKVLSIVGFKGDREIGLKMLWRTAITSRNIHGELALLCLLVFYDGPVQFVDVGFQLPGHEDSKVKDVLSLDGKTTVSESELKKILQNPALYTPQLLKRARAFFPHNALWLLQEGRVLAAQGELEKATQLMQSFTDDKSNKIRMQQVEALLVFDRGMFYAFQHDYDNAARDFVKLIDINSWSKGVYLFMAASCYLEKYRMIEMGLVDVEDKEKELRKYEDLAVKYFELAPTYVPNHGHNSTSKKQLPFDKFLLRKLRHLEERKRQYPKLKFVDLIGTSLIHELVYFWNGYNRMSEKDLQLSLKLLAYSGEVNAELSANSETASYTKIAESEDEAMIRYFLQAIVLRSTGKVSEGLSILENHVISKYVVADLPQFKFNKMTYSPYLYPTALYEKTMFIWILRTTHVEKLDVRKAVQESKNCLKKAEIVGEGDYELSNRTGMRMKAAGDRLDQLGHGH
- a CDS encoding predicted protein encodes the protein MSKRANLPYTTQDLFPQIAATPNTPRFPSGPNPSITHGSITGASFISTASSAYTTRSLRSQSSRFSSKFQNIKKMARRLFKPTTLDFETAIWEIFHLIINPKKMYRSHYYYKQQTSNNGKSSYTRDDPSFLILLTVFLSISAVAWGLAYSPRVWDILKLIVYMVFIDFYLTGIVIATVSWFVTNKLFNNTYGNLGGMNKYNLNYIEWGFCFDIHCNSFLVIWCLLYLVQFLLLPLIRIRRSFLSILLGNSLYFGSIGYYFVITFYGFNSLPFISSNVRTTSAAGGMFSNTNNNPARLLQLIVIAGILPVLALGWIISLIFRFNVADAMVDTYFN
- a CDS encoding predicted protein: MLQRNRIQTSSSTQTETTPPILRLRRPETRQKEDSKVKWTEDVIDNEHMGKHKSKVCCIFHPHREFGQSSDESSDSSSDSSDDSDYERNNDFDQNHRHSHNFDDINSDNSHSHSHGHNFDDKDDISNSSNNQDKGNTGMSKPSSSSPDNLVCEYGHIHKRNKKVRKPKRSSSPNAYERQPNYRNKSVVPVQK